The following proteins are encoded in a genomic region of Capra hircus breed San Clemente chromosome 16, ASM170441v1, whole genome shotgun sequence:
- the RPL22 gene encoding 60S ribosomal protein L22, which produces MAPVKKLVAKGGKKKKQVLKFTLDCTHPVEDGIMDAANFEQFLQERIKVNGKAGNLGGGVVTIERSKSKITVTSEVPFSKRYLKYLTKKYLKKNNLRDWLRVVANSKESYELRYFQINQDEEEEEDED; this is translated from the exons ATGGCGCCTGTG AAAAAGCTTGTGGCGAAGGGGGgcaaaaaaaagaagcaagtccTAAAATTCACTCTGGACTGTACTCACCCTGTAGAAGATGGAATCATGGATGCCGCCAATTTT GAGCAGTTTCTTCAGGAGAGGATCAAGGTGAATGGAAAAGCTGGCAACCTGGGTGGCGGTGTTGTAACAATCGAAAGAAGCAAGAGCAAGATTACTGTAACTTCCGAGGTTCCCTTTTCCAAAAG GTATTTGAAATATCTtaccaaaaaatatttgaagaagaatAATCTACGAGATTGGTTACGCGTAGTCGCTAACAGCAAAGAAAGTTACGAATTGCGTTACTTCCAGATTAATCAagatgaagaagaggaggaagatgaggatTAA